A stretch of Caenorhabditis elegans chromosome IV DNA encodes these proteins:
- the mca-3 gene encoding Calcium-transporting ATPase (Confirmed by transcript evidence) — protein sequence MPEYGASLEELRALMEYRSAEAKEKIETDYGGTTGLCERLKTDPNNGLPNNEEELERRRNVFGANEIPPHPPKCFLQLVWEALQDVTLVILLVSAIVSLALSFYRPPGEDTAGSDDSEHDAGWIEGVAILISVIVVVLVTALNDYTKERQFRGLQAKIETEHRFFVLRGGQSVQVVVNELVVGDIAQIKYGDLIPSDGIIIQSNDLKMDESSLTGESDQIRKSPEHDPIILSGTHVMEGSGKMLVTAVGVNSQTGIIMTLLGAAKTVAEEERKTAKREGGDGASGAEEGTAQALLDSKGDEAMANGKAVAAAESDGKKERSVLQAKLTRLAIQIGYAGSFVAGCTVLILIIRFCISRYAIDGKSFSLADFQHFINFLIIGVTVLVVAVPEGLPLAVTLSLAYSVKKMMLDNNLVRHLDACETMGNATAICSDKTGTLTTNRMTVVQSFVNDVHYKDTPKIESLDQNTAKLMMDCISINSSYSSQVIPPKQLGEQATQLGNKTECGMLGFVLALGKSYQEIRDRHPEETIPKVYTFNSVRKSMSTVINLPDGGYRVFSKGASEIVTKRCKYFLGKNGTLTKFSSKDAENLVRDVIEPMASDGLRTICVAYKDYVPSSKKTADNQIAYSSEPDWENEEMIVGDMTAIAVLGIQDPVRPEVPAAITRCQEAGITVRMVTGDNINTARSIATACGILKPGEDFIALEGKEFNARIRDENGEVSQEKLDLIWPKLRVLARAQPSDKYVLVKGIIDSRVTDSREVVAVTGDGTNDGPALKKADVGFAMGIAGTDVAKEASDIILTDDNFTSIVKAVMWGRNVYDSIAKFLQFQLTVNVVAVVVAFVGACAIQDTPLKAVQMLWVNLIMDTLASLALATEMPTEELLKRKPYGRTSPLISRTMCKNILGHAVYQLVILFTLIFYGEVCFNIPSGRWAPLHSPPSKHFTIVFNTFVMMTLFNEINARKIHGERNIFKGLFSNPIYYVIWIATMISQVVIIQFGGRWFSTSALNTTEWLWCLAFGVGTLLWGQIVTSIPTGSLPANMTIGSGEAPTNDPLMPDYEDSDTHEKRSGQILWVRGLTRLQTQIRVVKAFQAGLDRREPSLTGQSAARLREISRQLRLQVDSENRSRSTSRGNIKETNNL from the exons ATGCCCGAATATGGTGCATCACTGGAGGAGCTTCGCGCCCTTATGGAGTACAG GAGCGCCGAAGCCAAAGAAAAGATCGAGACAGATTACGGAGGAACAACGGGTCTGTGTGAACGATTGAAAACAGATCCCAATAATGGACTGCCCAACAACGAAGAGGAGCTCGAAAGGCGAAGAAACGTGTTCGGAGCCAATGAAATTCCACCACATCCACCGAAATGCTTCTTACAGCTTGTTTGGGAGGCTCTTCAG gacgTCACTCTTGTTATTCTTCTTGTTTCTGCAATCGTATCACTTGCTCTTTCATTCTACAGACCTCCTGGAGAAGATACtg cgggTTCGGATGACAGTGAACACGATGCCGGATGGATCGAAGGTGTCGCAATTCTCATCTCAGTTATTGTCGTCGTACTGGTCACGGCTCTCAATGATTACACAAAGGAACGTCAATTCCGTGGTCTCCAAGCGAAAATCGAAACCGAACATCGATTCTTCGTCCTTCGTGGCGGTCAATCGGTACAAGTCGTCGTGAATGAGCTCGTCGTCGGTGACATTGCCCAGATCAAGTACGGAGATTTGATTCCATCAGACGGAATTATCATTCAATCGAATGATCTTAAAATGGACGAGTCCTCGTTGACAGGAGAATCGGATCAAATCAGGAAGAGCCCCGAGCACGATCCGATTATTTTGTCTGGAACACACGTTATGGAAGGATCTGGAAAG ATGTTGGTGACAGCTGTCGGAGTCAACTCACAGACTGGAATCATCATGACACTGCTCGGCGCCGCCAAGACCGTCGCTGAAGAGGAACGAAAAACTGCAAAGAGAGAGG GCGGCGATGGAGCATCTGGAGCCGAGGAAGGAACTGCACAGGCGCTTCTCG ACTCGAAAGGAGATGAAGCCATGGCTAACGGAAAAGCTGTCGCTGCAGCGGAATCTGACGGAAAGAAGGAACGATCTGTGCTCCAGGCAAAACTTACACGGCTTGCTATTCAAATTGGATATGCTG gttcATTCGTCGCCGGATGCACCGTTCTCATTCTCATCATCCGCTTCTGCATCTCTCGTTACGCCATTGACGGAAAATCATTTTCACTTGCCGATTTCCaacatttcatcaatttcctcATCATCGGAGTCACCGTGTTGGTCGTCGCCGTTCCAGAAGGACTTCCACTTGCTGTTACTCTTTCTCTTGCCTATTCGGTCAAGAAAATGATGCTCGACAATAATTTGGTTCGTCACTTGGACGCGTGTGAAACAATGGGAAATGCCACTGCAATTTGTTCTGACAAAACGGGAACACTCACCACCAATCGAATGACTGTTGTTCAATCGTTTGTCAATGATGTTCATTACAAGGATACTCCAAAGATCGAGTCACTGGATCAGAATACCGCTAAACTCATGATGGACTGTATTTCAATCAATTCCTCGTACTCGTCTCAAGTTATTCCACCAAAACAACTCGGAGAACAAGCCACCCAGCTTGGAAATAAGACAGAATGTGGTATGCTTGGATTCGTACTTGCCCTTGGAAAATCGTATCAAGAGATTCGTGATCGCCATCCGGAAGAGACAATTCCAAAAGTTTACACCTTCAATTCAGTGAGAAAGAGCATGTCAACTGTCATCAATCTCCCCGATGGAGGATACCGTGTGTTCAGCAAGGGAGCATCGGAAATTGTCACCAAACGATGCAAGTATTTCCTCGGAAAGAATGGCACTCTCACCAAGTTCAGCTCGAAAGACGCTGAAAATCTAGTTCGTGATGTGATTGAGCCAATGGCTTCTGATGGACTTCGTACGATTTGTGTGGCTTACAAGGATTATGTGCCATCGTCCAAGAAGACTGCTGACAATCAAATCGCCTATTCATCGGAGCCAGATTGGGAGAATGAAGAAATGATTGTTGGAGACATGACCGCCATCGCTGTCTTGGGAATCCAGGATCCAGTTCGTCCAGAAGTTCCAGCCGCCATCACTCGTTGCCAGGAAGCCGGAATTACAGTTCGAATGGTTACCGGAGATAACATCAATACCGCCAGATCCATCGCCACCGCCTGCGGAATCTTGAAACCCGGAGAGGACTTTATCGCATTGGAGGGCAAAGAATTCAACGCCAGAATTCGTGATGAAAATGGAGAAGTCTCACAGGAGAAGCTCGACTTGATCTGGCCAAAGCTTCGTGTCTTGGCTCGTGCTCAGCCATCTGACAAATATGTTCTGGTTAAGGGAATCATTGATTCTCGTGTCACTGATTCAAGAGAAGTCGTCGCTGTAACTGGAGACGGAACTAATGATGGACCTGCTCTCAAGAAGGCTGATGTCGGATTTGCTATGGGAATTGCTGGAACTGATGTCGCCAAAGAGGCTTCTGATATTATTCTGACTGACGATAACTTCACTTCAATTGTTAAGGCAGTGATGTGGGGACGTAATGTCTACGATTCGATCGCTAAATTCTTGCAATTCCAACTGACCGTCAACGTTGTCGCCGTCGTAGTTGCGTTCGTCGGTGCCTGCGCTATTCAAGATACTCCACTCAAGGCTGTTCAGATGCTTTGGGTTAATCTTATAATGGACACGCTTGCCTCGTTGGCGCTGGCCACTGAAATGCCAACTGAAGAGTTGCTCAAAAGAAAACCATATGGACGTACTTCTCCACTCATCTCGAGAACAATGTGCAAGAATATCCTCGGACATGCTGTATATCAACTCGTCATTCTTTTCACGCTGATCTTCTACGGAGAAGTGTGCTTTAATATTCCATCTGGGCGATGGGCTCCACTCCACTCTCCACCATCGAAACATTTCACTATTGTATTTAATACATTCGTCATGATGACCCTCTTCAATGAGATCAACGCTCGTAAGATTCACGGAGAACGTAACATTTTCAAGGGATTGTTCTCGAATCCGATCTATTATGTTATCTGGATTGCCACTATGATCTCTCAAGTCGTTATTATTCAATTCGGAGGTCGCTGGTTCAGTACTTCAGCGTTGAACACCACAGAATGGCTTTGGTGTCTGGCTTTCGGAGTTGGAACACTTCTTTGGGGACAG ATCGTCACGAGCATTCCAACAGGATCCCTTCCAGCCAACATGACCATCGGATCCGGTGAAGCTCCAACAAATGATCCATTAATGCCAGATTATGAGGATTCCGATACTCACGAAAAGAGATCCGGACAAATTCTTTGGGTCCGTGGATTGACTCGTCTGCAGACTCAG attcgCGTCGTGAAGGCCTTCCAAGCCGGACTCGATCGTCGTGAGCCTAGTTTGACTGGACAATCGGCCGCCCGACTTCGTGAGATTAGTCGGCAATTACGACTTCAAGTCGACTCGGAAAATCGCT cacgaTCCACGTCTCGTGGAAATATCAAGGAGACGAACAATCtatag
- the mca-3 gene encoding Calcium-transporting ATPase (Partially confirmed by transcript evidence): protein MPEYGASLEELRALMEYRSAEAKEKIETDYGGTTGLCERLKTDPNNGLPNNEEELERRRNVFGANEIPPHPPKCFLQLVWEALQDVTLVILLVSAIVSLALSFYRPPGEDTAGSDDSEHDAGWIEGVAILISVIVVVLVTALNDYTKERQFRGLQAKIETEHRFFVLRGGQSVQVVVNELVVGDIAQIKYGDLIPSDGIIIQSNDLKMDESSLTGESDQIRKSPEHDPIILSGTHVMEGSGKMLVTAVGVNSQTGIIMTLLGAAKTVAEEERKTAKREERRSRSSVKSHHHHHHHHHREHRDSHHQAQNQNGGDGASGAEEGTAQALLDSKGDEAMANGKAVAAAESDGKKERSVLQAKLTRLAIQIGYAGSFVAGCTVLILIIRFCISRYAIDGKSFSLADFQHFINFLIIGVTVLVVAVPEGLPLAVTLSLAYSVKKMMLDNNLVRHLDACETMGNATAICSDKTGTLTTNRMTVVQSFVNDVHYKDTPKIESLDQNTAKLMMDCISINSSYSSQVIPPKQLGEQATQLGNKTECGMLGFVLALGKSYQEIRDRHPEETIPKVYTFNSVRKSMSTVINLPDGGYRVFSKGASEIVTKRCKYFLGKNGTLTKFSSKDAENLVRDVIEPMASDGLRTICVAYKDYVPSSKKTADNQIAYSSEPDWENEEMIVGDMTAIAVLGIQDPVRPEVPAAITRCQEAGITVRMVTGDNINTARSIATACGILKPGEDFIALEGKEFNARIRDENGEVSQEKLDLIWPKLRVLARAQPSDKYVLVKGIIDSRVTDSREVVAVTGDGTNDGPALKKADVGFAMGIAGTDVAKEASDIILTDDNFTSIVKAVMWGRNVYDSIAKFLQFQLTVNVVAVVVAFVGACAIQDTPLKAVQMLWVNLIMDTLASLALATEMPTEELLKRKPYGRTSPLISRTMCKNILGHAVYQLVILFTLIFYGEVCFNIPSGRWAPLHSPPSKHFTIVFNTFVMMTLFNEINARKIHGERNIFKGLFSNPIYYVIWIATMISQVVIIQFGGRWFSTSALNTTEWLWCLAFGVGTLLWGQIVTSIPTGSLPANMTIGSGEAPTNDPLMPDYEDSDTHEKRSGQILWVRGLTRLQTQIRVVKAFQAGLDRREPSLTGQSAARLREISRQLRLQVDSENRSRSTSRGNIKETNNL from the exons ATGCCCGAATATGGTGCATCACTGGAGGAGCTTCGCGCCCTTATGGAGTACAG GAGCGCCGAAGCCAAAGAAAAGATCGAGACAGATTACGGAGGAACAACGGGTCTGTGTGAACGATTGAAAACAGATCCCAATAATGGACTGCCCAACAACGAAGAGGAGCTCGAAAGGCGAAGAAACGTGTTCGGAGCCAATGAAATTCCACCACATCCACCGAAATGCTTCTTACAGCTTGTTTGGGAGGCTCTTCAG gacgTCACTCTTGTTATTCTTCTTGTTTCTGCAATCGTATCACTTGCTCTTTCATTCTACAGACCTCCTGGAGAAGATACtg cgggTTCGGATGACAGTGAACACGATGCCGGATGGATCGAAGGTGTCGCAATTCTCATCTCAGTTATTGTCGTCGTACTGGTCACGGCTCTCAATGATTACACAAAGGAACGTCAATTCCGTGGTCTCCAAGCGAAAATCGAAACCGAACATCGATTCTTCGTCCTTCGTGGCGGTCAATCGGTACAAGTCGTCGTGAATGAGCTCGTCGTCGGTGACATTGCCCAGATCAAGTACGGAGATTTGATTCCATCAGACGGAATTATCATTCAATCGAATGATCTTAAAATGGACGAGTCCTCGTTGACAGGAGAATCGGATCAAATCAGGAAGAGCCCCGAGCACGATCCGATTATTTTGTCTGGAACACACGTTATGGAAGGATCTGGAAAG ATGTTGGTGACAGCTGTCGGAGTCAACTCACAGACTGGAATCATCATGACACTGCTCGGCGCCGCCAAGACCGTCGCTGAAGAGGAACGAAAAACTGCAAAGAGAGAGG AACGACGTTCTCGATCGTCGGTCAAATCTCATcaccaccatcatcatcatcatcatcgtgaACATCGAGATTCACATCATCAGgctcaaaatcaaaatg GCGGCGATGGAGCATCTGGAGCCGAGGAAGGAACTGCACAGGCGCTTCTCG ACTCGAAAGGAGATGAAGCCATGGCTAACGGAAAAGCTGTCGCTGCAGCGGAATCTGACGGAAAGAAGGAACGATCTGTGCTCCAGGCAAAACTTACACGGCTTGCTATTCAAATTGGATATGCTG gttcATTCGTCGCCGGATGCACCGTTCTCATTCTCATCATCCGCTTCTGCATCTCTCGTTACGCCATTGACGGAAAATCATTTTCACTTGCCGATTTCCaacatttcatcaatttcctcATCATCGGAGTCACCGTGTTGGTCGTCGCCGTTCCAGAAGGACTTCCACTTGCTGTTACTCTTTCTCTTGCCTATTCGGTCAAGAAAATGATGCTCGACAATAATTTGGTTCGTCACTTGGACGCGTGTGAAACAATGGGAAATGCCACTGCAATTTGTTCTGACAAAACGGGAACACTCACCACCAATCGAATGACTGTTGTTCAATCGTTTGTCAATGATGTTCATTACAAGGATACTCCAAAGATCGAGTCACTGGATCAGAATACCGCTAAACTCATGATGGACTGTATTTCAATCAATTCCTCGTACTCGTCTCAAGTTATTCCACCAAAACAACTCGGAGAACAAGCCACCCAGCTTGGAAATAAGACAGAATGTGGTATGCTTGGATTCGTACTTGCCCTTGGAAAATCGTATCAAGAGATTCGTGATCGCCATCCGGAAGAGACAATTCCAAAAGTTTACACCTTCAATTCAGTGAGAAAGAGCATGTCAACTGTCATCAATCTCCCCGATGGAGGATACCGTGTGTTCAGCAAGGGAGCATCGGAAATTGTCACCAAACGATGCAAGTATTTCCTCGGAAAGAATGGCACTCTCACCAAGTTCAGCTCGAAAGACGCTGAAAATCTAGTTCGTGATGTGATTGAGCCAATGGCTTCTGATGGACTTCGTACGATTTGTGTGGCTTACAAGGATTATGTGCCATCGTCCAAGAAGACTGCTGACAATCAAATCGCCTATTCATCGGAGCCAGATTGGGAGAATGAAGAAATGATTGTTGGAGACATGACCGCCATCGCTGTCTTGGGAATCCAGGATCCAGTTCGTCCAGAAGTTCCAGCCGCCATCACTCGTTGCCAGGAAGCCGGAATTACAGTTCGAATGGTTACCGGAGATAACATCAATACCGCCAGATCCATCGCCACCGCCTGCGGAATCTTGAAACCCGGAGAGGACTTTATCGCATTGGAGGGCAAAGAATTCAACGCCAGAATTCGTGATGAAAATGGAGAAGTCTCACAGGAGAAGCTCGACTTGATCTGGCCAAAGCTTCGTGTCTTGGCTCGTGCTCAGCCATCTGACAAATATGTTCTGGTTAAGGGAATCATTGATTCTCGTGTCACTGATTCAAGAGAAGTCGTCGCTGTAACTGGAGACGGAACTAATGATGGACCTGCTCTCAAGAAGGCTGATGTCGGATTTGCTATGGGAATTGCTGGAACTGATGTCGCCAAAGAGGCTTCTGATATTATTCTGACTGACGATAACTTCACTTCAATTGTTAAGGCAGTGATGTGGGGACGTAATGTCTACGATTCGATCGCTAAATTCTTGCAATTCCAACTGACCGTCAACGTTGTCGCCGTCGTAGTTGCGTTCGTCGGTGCCTGCGCTATTCAAGATACTCCACTCAAGGCTGTTCAGATGCTTTGGGTTAATCTTATAATGGACACGCTTGCCTCGTTGGCGCTGGCCACTGAAATGCCAACTGAAGAGTTGCTCAAAAGAAAACCATATGGACGTACTTCTCCACTCATCTCGAGAACAATGTGCAAGAATATCCTCGGACATGCTGTATATCAACTCGTCATTCTTTTCACGCTGATCTTCTACGGAGAAGTGTGCTTTAATATTCCATCTGGGCGATGGGCTCCACTCCACTCTCCACCATCGAAACATTTCACTATTGTATTTAATACATTCGTCATGATGACCCTCTTCAATGAGATCAACGCTCGTAAGATTCACGGAGAACGTAACATTTTCAAGGGATTGTTCTCGAATCCGATCTATTATGTTATCTGGATTGCCACTATGATCTCTCAAGTCGTTATTATTCAATTCGGAGGTCGCTGGTTCAGTACTTCAGCGTTGAACACCACAGAATGGCTTTGGTGTCTGGCTTTCGGAGTTGGAACACTTCTTTGGGGACAG ATCGTCACGAGCATTCCAACAGGATCCCTTCCAGCCAACATGACCATCGGATCCGGTGAAGCTCCAACAAATGATCCATTAATGCCAGATTATGAGGATTCCGATACTCACGAAAAGAGATCCGGACAAATTCTTTGGGTCCGTGGATTGACTCGTCTGCAGACTCAG attcgCGTCGTGAAGGCCTTCCAAGCCGGACTCGATCGTCGTGAGCCTAGTTTGACTGGACAATCGGCCGCCCGACTTCGTGAGATTAGTCGGCAATTACGACTTCAAGTCGACTCGGAAAATCGCT cacgaTCCACGTCTCGTGGAAATATCAAGGAGACGAACAATCtatag
- the mca-3 gene encoding Calcium-transporting ATPase (Confirmed by transcript evidence), with protein MPEYGASLEELRALMEYRSAEAKEKIETDYGGTTGLCERLKTDPNNGLPNNEEELERRRNVFGANEIPPHPPKCFLQLVWEALQDVTLVILLVSAIVSLALSFYRPPGEDTAGSDDSEHDAGWIEGVAILISVIVVVLVTALNDYTKERQFRGLQAKIETEHRFFVLRGGQSVQVVVNELVVGDIAQIKYGDLIPSDGIIIQSNDLKMDESSLTGESDQIRKSPEHDPIILSGTHVMEGSGKMLVTAVGVNSQTGIIMTLLGAAKTVAEEERKTAKREGGDGASGAEEGTAQALLDSKGDEAMANGKAVAAAESDGKKERSVLQAKLTRLAIQIGYAGSFVAGCTVLILIIRFCISRYAIDGKSFSLADFQHFINFLIIGVTVLVVAVPEGLPLAVTLSLAYSVKKMMLDNNLVRHLDACETMGNATAICSDKTGTLTTNRMTVVQSFVNDVHYKDTPKIESLDQNTAKLMMDCISINSSYSSQVIPPKQLGEQATQLGNKTECGMLGFVLALGKSYQEIRDRHPEETIPKVYTFNSVRKSMSTVINLPDGGYRVFSKGASEIVTKRCKYFLGKNGTLTKFSSKDAENLVRDVIEPMASDGLRTICVAYKDYVPSSKKTADNQIAYSSEPDWENEEMIVGDMTAIAVLGIQDPVRPEVPAAITRCQEAGITVRMVTGDNINTARSIATACGILKPGEDFIALEGKEFNARIRDENGEVSQEKLDLIWPKLRVLARAQPSDKYVLVKGIIDSRVTDSREVVAVTGDGTNDGPALKKADVGFAMGIAGTDVAKEASDIILTDDNFTSIVKAVMWGRNVYDSIAKFLQFQLTVNVVAVVVAFVGACAIQDTPLKAVQMLWVNLIMDTLASLALATEMPTEELLKRKPYGRTSPLISRTMCKNILGHAVYQLVILFTLIFYGEVCFNIPSGRWAPLHSPPSKHFTIVFNTFVMMTLFNEINARKIHGERNIFKGLFSNPIYYVIWIATMISQVVIIQFGGRWFSTSALNTTEWLWCLAFGVGTLLWGQIVTSIPTGSLPANMTIGSGEAPTNDPLMPDYEDSDTHEKRSGQILWVRGLTRLQTQVIGGERSDHLIPVPLSSAPTDQAIRVVKAFQAGLDRREPSLTGQSAARLREISRQLRLQVDSENRSRSTSRGNIKETNNL; from the exons ATGCCCGAATATGGTGCATCACTGGAGGAGCTTCGCGCCCTTATGGAGTACAG GAGCGCCGAAGCCAAAGAAAAGATCGAGACAGATTACGGAGGAACAACGGGTCTGTGTGAACGATTGAAAACAGATCCCAATAATGGACTGCCCAACAACGAAGAGGAGCTCGAAAGGCGAAGAAACGTGTTCGGAGCCAATGAAATTCCACCACATCCACCGAAATGCTTCTTACAGCTTGTTTGGGAGGCTCTTCAG gacgTCACTCTTGTTATTCTTCTTGTTTCTGCAATCGTATCACTTGCTCTTTCATTCTACAGACCTCCTGGAGAAGATACtg cgggTTCGGATGACAGTGAACACGATGCCGGATGGATCGAAGGTGTCGCAATTCTCATCTCAGTTATTGTCGTCGTACTGGTCACGGCTCTCAATGATTACACAAAGGAACGTCAATTCCGTGGTCTCCAAGCGAAAATCGAAACCGAACATCGATTCTTCGTCCTTCGTGGCGGTCAATCGGTACAAGTCGTCGTGAATGAGCTCGTCGTCGGTGACATTGCCCAGATCAAGTACGGAGATTTGATTCCATCAGACGGAATTATCATTCAATCGAATGATCTTAAAATGGACGAGTCCTCGTTGACAGGAGAATCGGATCAAATCAGGAAGAGCCCCGAGCACGATCCGATTATTTTGTCTGGAACACACGTTATGGAAGGATCTGGAAAG ATGTTGGTGACAGCTGTCGGAGTCAACTCACAGACTGGAATCATCATGACACTGCTCGGCGCCGCCAAGACCGTCGCTGAAGAGGAACGAAAAACTGCAAAGAGAGAGG GCGGCGATGGAGCATCTGGAGCCGAGGAAGGAACTGCACAGGCGCTTCTCG ACTCGAAAGGAGATGAAGCCATGGCTAACGGAAAAGCTGTCGCTGCAGCGGAATCTGACGGAAAGAAGGAACGATCTGTGCTCCAGGCAAAACTTACACGGCTTGCTATTCAAATTGGATATGCTG gttcATTCGTCGCCGGATGCACCGTTCTCATTCTCATCATCCGCTTCTGCATCTCTCGTTACGCCATTGACGGAAAATCATTTTCACTTGCCGATTTCCaacatttcatcaatttcctcATCATCGGAGTCACCGTGTTGGTCGTCGCCGTTCCAGAAGGACTTCCACTTGCTGTTACTCTTTCTCTTGCCTATTCGGTCAAGAAAATGATGCTCGACAATAATTTGGTTCGTCACTTGGACGCGTGTGAAACAATGGGAAATGCCACTGCAATTTGTTCTGACAAAACGGGAACACTCACCACCAATCGAATGACTGTTGTTCAATCGTTTGTCAATGATGTTCATTACAAGGATACTCCAAAGATCGAGTCACTGGATCAGAATACCGCTAAACTCATGATGGACTGTATTTCAATCAATTCCTCGTACTCGTCTCAAGTTATTCCACCAAAACAACTCGGAGAACAAGCCACCCAGCTTGGAAATAAGACAGAATGTGGTATGCTTGGATTCGTACTTGCCCTTGGAAAATCGTATCAAGAGATTCGTGATCGCCATCCGGAAGAGACAATTCCAAAAGTTTACACCTTCAATTCAGTGAGAAAGAGCATGTCAACTGTCATCAATCTCCCCGATGGAGGATACCGTGTGTTCAGCAAGGGAGCATCGGAAATTGTCACCAAACGATGCAAGTATTTCCTCGGAAAGAATGGCACTCTCACCAAGTTCAGCTCGAAAGACGCTGAAAATCTAGTTCGTGATGTGATTGAGCCAATGGCTTCTGATGGACTTCGTACGATTTGTGTGGCTTACAAGGATTATGTGCCATCGTCCAAGAAGACTGCTGACAATCAAATCGCCTATTCATCGGAGCCAGATTGGGAGAATGAAGAAATGATTGTTGGAGACATGACCGCCATCGCTGTCTTGGGAATCCAGGATCCAGTTCGTCCAGAAGTTCCAGCCGCCATCACTCGTTGCCAGGAAGCCGGAATTACAGTTCGAATGGTTACCGGAGATAACATCAATACCGCCAGATCCATCGCCACCGCCTGCGGAATCTTGAAACCCGGAGAGGACTTTATCGCATTGGAGGGCAAAGAATTCAACGCCAGAATTCGTGATGAAAATGGAGAAGTCTCACAGGAGAAGCTCGACTTGATCTGGCCAAAGCTTCGTGTCTTGGCTCGTGCTCAGCCATCTGACAAATATGTTCTGGTTAAGGGAATCATTGATTCTCGTGTCACTGATTCAAGAGAAGTCGTCGCTGTAACTGGAGACGGAACTAATGATGGACCTGCTCTCAAGAAGGCTGATGTCGGATTTGCTATGGGAATTGCTGGAACTGATGTCGCCAAAGAGGCTTCTGATATTATTCTGACTGACGATAACTTCACTTCAATTGTTAAGGCAGTGATGTGGGGACGTAATGTCTACGATTCGATCGCTAAATTCTTGCAATTCCAACTGACCGTCAACGTTGTCGCCGTCGTAGTTGCGTTCGTCGGTGCCTGCGCTATTCAAGATACTCCACTCAAGGCTGTTCAGATGCTTTGGGTTAATCTTATAATGGACACGCTTGCCTCGTTGGCGCTGGCCACTGAAATGCCAACTGAAGAGTTGCTCAAAAGAAAACCATATGGACGTACTTCTCCACTCATCTCGAGAACAATGTGCAAGAATATCCTCGGACATGCTGTATATCAACTCGTCATTCTTTTCACGCTGATCTTCTACGGAGAAGTGTGCTTTAATATTCCATCTGGGCGATGGGCTCCACTCCACTCTCCACCATCGAAACATTTCACTATTGTATTTAATACATTCGTCATGATGACCCTCTTCAATGAGATCAACGCTCGTAAGATTCACGGAGAACGTAACATTTTCAAGGGATTGTTCTCGAATCCGATCTATTATGTTATCTGGATTGCCACTATGATCTCTCAAGTCGTTATTATTCAATTCGGAGGTCGCTGGTTCAGTACTTCAGCGTTGAACACCACAGAATGGCTTTGGTGTCTGGCTTTCGGAGTTGGAACACTTCTTTGGGGACAG ATCGTCACGAGCATTCCAACAGGATCCCTTCCAGCCAACATGACCATCGGATCCGGTGAAGCTCCAACAAATGATCCATTAATGCCAGATTATGAGGATTCCGATACTCACGAAAAGAGATCCGGACAAATTCTTTGGGTCCGTGGATTGACTCGTCTGCAGACTCAG GTTATTGGCGGAGAGCGCTCGGATCATCTGATCCCGGTGCCGTTGAGCAGTGCACCGACTGATCAAGCA attcgCGTCGTGAAGGCCTTCCAAGCCGGACTCGATCGTCGTGAGCCTAGTTTGACTGGACAATCGGCCGCCCGACTTCGTGAGATTAGTCGGCAATTACGACTTCAAGTCGACTCGGAAAATCGCT cacgaTCCACGTCTCGTGGAAATATCAAGGAGACGAACAATCtatag